DNA from Sulfoacidibacillus ferrooxidans:
AAACACAGAGAGGAACATGACTATACCAGCCGCGAGAAAGGCATGGAATAGACCTGTCGAAATAAGAATGCCAGCAAATCCTTTTGCCAGAAACTGCTGAATAGGCGCAATAATACCCATCCACGCATTCACTGTTGGCAAGTCTTCTTTCTCCACTGTTTGCGGCACAAGGGAGCGTGAAGCAGCCCTTGTAATTGCTATAAACAGATTCCATAGGAATACGAGTAGGAGTAGCAGTGGAATGGATTCGTGGTTACGTAACAGCAATCCAATTCCAATCGTGAAGAACGCCCCCACAACATTGCCTGCTACCATCAAGATAGCTGGGGAGAAGTTATCCGACAGCCATCCGAAAATGTAACTGCTGAGAATAGACCCGATACTTCCAACCGTATTGGCATATCCCAGTACAAATGCTGGATTCGGAAATGTTGTTGCCAACCACTGTATTGAAAATTGACCGATTCCATCTGCATTGGCAGTC
Protein-coding regions in this window:
- a CDS encoding MFS transporter, with protein sequence MVRRTIGSIATEYPLVWRLWISRLLTANADGIGQFSIQWLATTFPNPAFVLGYANTVGSIGSILSSYIFGWLSDNFSPAILMVAGNVVGAFFTIGIGLLLRNHESIPLLLLLVFLWNLFIAITRAASRSLVPQTVEKEDLPTVNAWMGIIAPIQQFLAKGFAGILISTGLFHAFLAAGIVMFLSVFSIVSTKHYPKRVTTSHKTTNPLVGLHIVWSSRPLRQMVIYTSVQNFGFSFFLGEYVLYLKQVAGLSAVQIGLGWTSVKLLDTNRRTILRN